A window from Pseudomonas alloputida encodes these proteins:
- a CDS encoding PLP-dependent aminotransferase family protein has protein sequence MIPCSLHHLLKQRLDAGEWLPGQRMPSIRKLTAAVDFSYHDVVSAYAQLVSEGVLTASPGRGYFVANRARQTSVIHEPECMAGDPLFRLLQGGQHFTKLGSGWLPPAWRDTELLAKAIRRTARLEQSSLAEYGDIQGYLPMRKQLCVHMKRLTRVEVRPNQLLTTLGATQGLDLVARLLIKPGDHVFVDEPGNGNLIKLIQLAGGHVVGIRRTQDGPDVEEMRSHLARHKVKAFFCNSTFHNPTGSNISPHNAFSVLRLAVEHEFFVVEDDVYGDFSPAVRQTFAELDNLDRVIYIGSFSKCLSASLRVGFIACSQDLIEPLTRLKLLTCVAVPAFCERFVNTILSDGTYARHMKDVQQRLIRQQVQTQRLLLERGWQFDIAPQGGMFLWVYHPDLPDLQPFVRKLEQHKILLMPGSAFAVSRDYQRYTRINCTHFSDALAEHFEV, from the coding sequence ATGATCCCCTGCAGCCTTCATCACCTTTTGAAACAACGCCTGGATGCAGGCGAGTGGTTGCCCGGGCAACGCATGCCCTCCATCCGCAAGCTGACCGCTGCAGTGGACTTCAGTTACCACGACGTCGTGTCGGCCTACGCCCAGCTGGTCAGCGAAGGTGTGTTGACGGCATCACCCGGGCGAGGCTACTTCGTGGCAAACCGCGCCCGGCAAACCAGCGTGATTCACGAACCCGAATGCATGGCCGGCGACCCGCTGTTCCGGCTGCTGCAGGGCGGCCAGCACTTCACCAAGCTGGGCAGCGGCTGGCTGCCCCCAGCGTGGCGCGACACCGAACTGCTGGCCAAGGCGATTCGTCGCACGGCGCGGCTGGAGCAGAGCTCGCTGGCAGAGTACGGCGACATCCAGGGATACCTGCCCATGCGCAAACAGCTGTGCGTGCACATGAAACGGCTAACCCGTGTCGAAGTCCGCCCCAACCAGTTGCTGACCACACTGGGGGCCACGCAAGGCCTGGACCTGGTTGCACGGTTGCTGATCAAACCGGGCGACCACGTGTTCGTCGACGAGCCGGGCAACGGCAACCTGATCAAGCTGATCCAACTGGCTGGCGGACACGTCGTCGGCATTCGGCGGACCCAGGACGGGCCGGACGTGGAAGAAATGAGAAGCCACCTGGCCAGGCACAAGGTCAAGGCGTTTTTCTGCAACAGCACCTTCCACAACCCGACCGGCAGCAACATCAGCCCGCACAACGCCTTCAGCGTCCTGCGCCTGGCGGTGGAGCACGAGTTCTTCGTGGTCGAGGACGACGTTTATGGGGACTTCAGCCCTGCTGTGCGCCAGACCTTTGCCGAGCTGGACAACCTTGACCGGGTTATCTACATCGGCAGCTTCTCCAAATGCCTGTCGGCCTCGCTGCGCGTGGGGTTCATTGCCTGCTCGCAAGACCTGATCGAGCCGCTCACACGCCTTAAACTGCTGACCTGCGTCGCTGTCCCCGCGTTTTGCGAACGCTTCGTCAACACCATATTGTCGGATGGCACGTATGCCCGGCACATGAAAGACGTGCAGCAGCGCCTGATCCGCCAGCAAGTGCAAACCCAACGCTTGCTGCTCGAGCGCGGCTGGCAGTTCGACATTGCACCGCAAGGGGGTATGTTCCTCTGGGTATACCACCCGGACCTGCCCGACCTGCAACCTTTCGTGCGTAAACTGGAGCAACACAAGATCCTGCTGATGCCCGGCTCTGCATTCGCGGTGAGCCGTGACTACCAACGCTACACGCGCATCAATTGCACGCATTTTTCCGACGCCTTGGCCGAGCACTTCGAGGTTTGA
- a CDS encoding serine O-acetyltransferase gives MHPMDMQSAVIARLPVPDELESFKVVKNLVTSALLECCSIVEFEALKETPIIETVTEQAHADLQAFAMKDPAAGRDLVFIAKTYTSYSAVLHYRLAHWIYNNSAATYGAGGQCLAAMISRRGKMLSGAEIHFRSRIGARFIIDHGMGTVIGETSTIGDDCYVLGGVTLGARGISDNPSSPRHPTLGNRVQIGAFASVLGAIHVGDGAFIGPGCIVTKDVPAAARVQVKTSLQVVLES, from the coding sequence ATGCACCCAATGGACATGCAATCAGCCGTCATTGCCAGGCTTCCTGTCCCTGACGAACTGGAGTCATTCAAAGTTGTAAAGAATCTTGTGACCTCGGCTTTATTGGAGTGTTGTTCAATCGTCGAGTTCGAAGCACTGAAAGAAACACCGATCATAGAAACTGTGACTGAACAGGCACATGCCGATTTACAGGCATTTGCCATGAAAGATCCGGCTGCCGGCCGCGACCTGGTATTCATTGCAAAAACCTACACCTCTTATTCTGCGGTTTTGCATTATCGGCTTGCCCATTGGATTTACAACAATAGCGCCGCGACCTACGGCGCCGGCGGTCAATGCCTGGCCGCCATGATCTCCAGGCGCGGAAAAATGCTTTCGGGGGCGGAGATCCATTTCCGCAGCCGCATTGGTGCGCGCTTCATCATCGATCACGGCATGGGCACCGTCATTGGTGAAACGTCGACCATTGGTGACGATTGCTACGTGCTTGGCGGCGTAACCCTGGGCGCCCGCGGTATCAGTGACAACCCCTCGAGCCCCAGGCATCCGACGTTGGGTAACCGGGTGCAGATCGGCGCTTTCGCCAGTGTGCTGGGCGCAATTCATGTCGGTGACGGTGCGTTTATCGGGCCGGGCTGCATTGTTACCAAAGACGTCCCGGCCGCTGCCCGGGTACAGGTTAAAACATCATTGCAGGTGGTATTGGAATCATGA
- a CDS encoding alanyl-tRNA editing protein — protein sequence MNALNYEVLRNTEKLYYKDQYLAGANTQVARVHSDGIELLSTVAYPEGGGQEADFGTIELPVGTVRFVWVKKLYGSPIRLEGFKGGKLGGIIIHSLHPDDLHLLDEVTVGMPARVTIDIERRERLTLSHSASHFLYAAAIGLREELKQWTIGCHIKEDTARFDFLVEDAFTAEDVLEIERRANELIGCDAPIEHYAVQGLEDARLWTYNGIEIPCGGTHLDSPRRIGRLGVKRKRLGKGKERLICVFPEAEIDLSTYHEHAL from the coding sequence ATGAACGCTCTGAACTACGAAGTTTTAAGAAATACCGAGAAACTGTATTACAAAGACCAGTATTTGGCGGGCGCGAATACGCAAGTAGCGCGGGTGCACAGTGACGGCATCGAGTTGCTGAGTACGGTGGCCTATCCAGAAGGGGGCGGCCAGGAAGCGGACTTCGGCACCATTGAATTACCGGTGGGTACCGTGCGATTCGTCTGGGTTAAAAAACTCTACGGTAGCCCTATTCGCCTGGAAGGTTTCAAAGGTGGAAAACTGGGCGGCATCATTATTCACAGCCTGCACCCTGATGATTTGCACTTGCTGGATGAAGTCACCGTAGGCATGCCGGCCCGCGTCACTATCGATATCGAACGGCGCGAACGGCTGACGTTGTCTCACAGTGCCAGCCACTTCCTGTATGCCGCCGCCATCGGGCTGCGTGAAGAATTGAAGCAATGGACTATCGGCTGCCATATCAAGGAGGACACGGCACGTTTCGACTTCCTGGTCGAGGACGCGTTCACGGCTGAAGACGTACTTGAAATAGAACGACGGGCGAATGAACTGATCGGCTGCGATGCGCCCATCGAGCACTACGCGGTTCAAGGCCTGGAAGACGCGCGTTTGTGGACCTACAACGGCATCGAAATCCCGTGCGGTGGCACGCACCTCGATTCACCTAGGCGCATCGGGCGCCTTGGCGTCAAGCGCAAACGCCTGGGTAAAGGCAAGGAACGGCTGATCTGCGTGTTCCCCGAGGCCGAAATCGACCTGTCCACTTATCACGAGCACGCATTATGA
- a CDS encoding MFS transporter: MNSTLPRRTYLYFTAQSINLTTAVMSVTMAAIVGAALAPDAAWSTVPYGFQFLCLMLATYPVSRLMSRIGRKKAFMLGAIPLALSGVSGFLAVEHQHFPTLVLSHSALGVYIAFANFNRFAATDNLSQALKPKALSLVVAGGVIAAVVGPTLTEWLRDVGGYPLFSLCYAAFVGLALLSLLIALCLPNDAGMARAVNSAAKPASVRAEPAGPSVVVAMAVAALGYGIMNLLMIQASMHMKHMHEDFTDVRLAIQWHVIAMFAPSFFTGAIIQRLGIKTTICAGLALLIGCSAMNIWSHSYAMMTLALIALGLGWNLTYVGGGALLAQSLQNSPAAMQMQGKNDLAIAIFATLGAFSPSLLLSSVGWDGTNAICMVLCLGLLVATAGLLQNKVGLQTSMEGSRK, translated from the coding sequence ATGAACAGCACGTTACCGCGGCGCACGTACCTGTACTTCACGGCACAGTCGATCAACCTGACGACTGCCGTGATGTCGGTGACGATGGCGGCCATTGTCGGGGCTGCGCTGGCGCCTGATGCCGCATGGTCCACGGTGCCGTACGGGTTCCAGTTTCTGTGCCTGATGCTGGCAACTTATCCGGTCTCCAGGCTGATGAGCCGTATCGGCCGTAAAAAGGCGTTCATGCTGGGCGCGATTCCCCTGGCGCTGTCTGGCGTCAGCGGCTTTCTGGCGGTGGAGCACCAGCATTTTCCAACGCTGGTCCTCAGCCACTCTGCATTGGGTGTGTACATCGCGTTCGCCAACTTCAACCGGTTCGCGGCAACCGACAATCTTTCCCAGGCCTTGAAGCCCAAGGCGCTTTCGCTGGTCGTGGCGGGCGGGGTCATCGCGGCTGTCGTCGGGCCGACGCTTACCGAGTGGCTGCGTGACGTGGGTGGCTACCCACTGTTTTCGCTGTGTTATGCCGCGTTTGTCGGCCTGGCGTTGCTTTCATTGTTGATTGCGCTGTGCCTGCCCAACGATGCCGGTATGGCCAGAGCGGTCAACAGCGCAGCAAAGCCGGCCAGTGTCCGTGCCGAGCCGGCAGGCCCGAGCGTGGTTGTGGCAATGGCTGTCGCTGCCCTGGGCTACGGGATCATGAACCTGCTGATGATCCAGGCCTCGATGCACATGAAACACATGCACGAGGACTTCACTGACGTCCGTCTGGCGATCCAGTGGCATGTGATTGCCATGTTTGCCCCGTCGTTCTTCACCGGCGCCATCATCCAGCGGCTGGGTATCAAGACCACCATTTGCGCGGGCCTGGCCCTGTTGATCGGTTGCTCGGCGATGAATATCTGGTCGCACAGCTACGCCATGATGACCCTGGCACTGATTGCCCTCGGGCTGGGCTGGAACCTCACTTACGTAGGCGGAGGTGCCTTGCTGGCCCAGTCGCTGCAGAACAGCCCGGCAGCGATGCAGATGCAGGGCAAGAACGACTTGGCCATTGCCATTTTTGCCACCCTCGGCGCATTCAGCCCTTCGCTGTTGCTCAGCTCGGTCGGCTGGGACGGTACCAACGCCATCTGCATGGTCCTCTGCCTGGGGCTGCTGGTTGCCACTGCCGGCCTGCTGCAGAACAAGGTCGGCCTGCAAACTTCAATGGAAGGTAGCCGCAAATGA
- a CDS encoding pyridoxal-phosphate dependent enzyme, producing MSELISVSDRIYTKLEMNNPGGSHKYRAARRIVEHAVRKGEIIPGVTTVIEKTGGSFGFGLLAACHKYQVAVELAVGLSFSQTKRDLLECFGARLIGKEMLMAGATPKDVVMHHLDNQAALGKSYFYTDQFNNPVGIEAHRYQTASELAVQLTNAGAGRQILFVGCAGTGASFTGITLGLKDHGFDVSTVLVDPNGCDSRAGVFADHRFEGMAVGVCPPFMDWSLVDERAQVQHAEMLAAQRWFYMQSGIFVGNTAAACLAVAQRMAQHPRYVETTLVTIAYDAGLWYQDLLGANRRKAA from the coding sequence ATGAGCGAGCTCATAAGTGTCAGCGATCGTATCTACACCAAGCTGGAAATGAACAACCCGGGCGGTAGCCACAAATATCGGGCGGCGCGGCGGATCGTCGAACATGCCGTGCGCAAGGGTGAGATCATTCCCGGGGTGACGACCGTCATCGAAAAAACCGGTGGCAGCTTCGGCTTTGGCTTGCTGGCGGCCTGCCACAAGTACCAGGTCGCCGTAGAGCTGGCGGTGGGGCTGAGCTTCAGCCAGACCAAGCGGGATCTGCTGGAGTGTTTCGGTGCCCGACTGATCGGCAAGGAAATGCTGATGGCCGGTGCCACACCCAAGGACGTGGTGATGCATCACCTGGATAACCAGGCCGCGCTGGGCAAGTCATACTTCTACACCGACCAGTTCAACAACCCGGTGGGCATCGAAGCCCATCGTTATCAGACCGCCAGTGAACTGGCCGTGCAACTGACCAACGCCGGGGCAGGGCGGCAGATCCTGTTCGTGGGCTGTGCGGGTACTGGCGCCAGTTTCACGGGTATCACCCTGGGGCTGAAGGACCATGGCTTCGACGTGTCGACGGTACTGGTCGATCCCAATGGCTGCGATTCGAGGGCTGGCGTGTTCGCCGACCATCGTTTTGAAGGCATGGCCGTGGGCGTTTGCCCGCCGTTCATGGACTGGTCGCTGGTGGACGAGCGGGCCCAGGTGCAACATGCAGAAATGCTGGCCGCACAGCGCTGGTTCTACATGCAGAGTGGCATTTTCGTCGGTAATACAGCCGCTGCCTGCCTGGCAGTTGCCCAGCGCATGGCCCAGCACCCGCGGTATGTCGAGACCACCCTGGTGACCATCGCCTATGATGCCGGCCTCTGGTACCAGGACCTGTTGGGGGCAAACCGGCGAAAGGCCGCGTAG
- a CDS encoding SEC-C metal-binding domain-containing protein: protein MSQQPHVHGPDCNHGHDHHHDHGHVHGPHCNHGHQEPVRNALKDVGRNDPCPCGSEKKYKKCHGA, encoded by the coding sequence ATGTCCCAACAACCCCACGTTCATGGCCCTGACTGCAACCATGGCCATGATCACCACCACGACCACGGCCATGTACACGGCCCGCACTGCAACCACGGCCACCAGGAGCCGGTACGCAACGCCCTGAAGGACGTTGGCCGTAACGACCCGTGCCCGTGCGGTAGCGAGAAGAAGTACAAGAAGTGCCACGGCGCCTGA
- a CDS encoding LEA type 2 family protein: protein MIKRTRLLLLGALLAWLTGCASWGEDWREPEVHLVEVETVKARLLEQEFVLHLRVDNPNDSRLFIRNVSYAIRLNDLLLVQDEASVWRSVGGHARRTFKITARTNLWQHLKPLAKLLRSKQPLRYSLQGELATGLLIHRDLHISRSGEIIPDDYIPE, encoded by the coding sequence ATGATCAAGCGCACCCGTCTGCTACTGCTCGGTGCGCTGCTGGCATGGCTGACGGGCTGTGCCAGTTGGGGCGAGGACTGGCGCGAGCCCGAAGTGCATCTGGTCGAGGTCGAAACGGTCAAGGCCAGGTTGCTGGAACAGGAGTTCGTCTTGCACCTGCGGGTCGACAACCCCAATGACAGCCGCCTGTTCATTCGCAACGTGTCGTATGCAATACGCCTCAATGACCTGCTACTGGTGCAGGATGAAGCCAGCGTATGGCGCAGCGTGGGCGGGCATGCACGGCGCACTTTCAAGATCACCGCACGAACCAACCTGTGGCAGCACCTGAAGCCACTGGCCAAGCTGCTCAGAAGCAAGCAGCCGCTGCGTTACTCCCTGCAGGGCGAACTGGCGACCGGGTTGCTCATCCATCGGGACCTGCACATCTCGCGCAGTGGTGAGATAATCCCCGACGATTACATACCGGAGTGA
- a CDS encoding YchJ family protein: MSVSVCPCGSGNLLDACCGHYHAGTPAPDAQALMRSRYSAYVLGLVDYLVATTLPAQQAGLDRAAMADWSAQSTWLGLEVESAEVLGGQPEHSFVTFTARWHDQDGDHQHRERSAFVQHAGRWYFIDPTVGLKAGRNDPCPCASGHKFKKCCASYVGS, translated from the coding sequence ATGAGTGTCTCGGTCTGCCCTTGTGGCAGTGGCAACCTGCTTGACGCCTGCTGCGGGCATTACCATGCCGGTACCCCGGCACCGGATGCCCAGGCCCTGATGCGCTCACGCTACAGTGCCTACGTGCTGGGCCTGGTCGACTACCTGGTAGCCACCACCCTACCAGCCCAGCAAGCCGGCCTGGACCGTGCTGCCATGGCCGACTGGAGTGCACAGAGCACCTGGCTGGGCCTGGAGGTGGAAAGCGCAGAAGTGCTGGGCGGCCAACCCGAGCACAGCTTCGTCACCTTCACCGCGCGCTGGCACGACCAAGACGGCGATCATCAGCACCGCGAACGCTCGGCCTTCGTCCAGCATGCCGGTCGCTGGTACTTCATCGACCCAACGGTCGGGCTGAAGGCCGGGCGCAACGACCCCTGCCCCTGCGCCAGCGGGCACAAATTCAAGAAATGCTGCGCCAGCTACGTAGGGAGCTGA
- a CDS encoding DUF6231 family protein, which yields MTEGFSKRTPQQALAALLERFTPQRLLLVGTRFPALDAFAQAHPQVTINTAAPGPLPAELAAKRFDLAVLVDCLEHLPKRTGLELLGGIRNLNASRVAVLADLAACGWQDTDFFALAMSASEKFCRDQQVLSLFTYDLHDYKQVPDWLNARFWANPENFGKYWW from the coding sequence ATGACCGAAGGTTTCTCCAAACGCACCCCGCAACAGGCCCTGGCAGCCCTGCTCGAGCGCTTCACTCCACAACGGCTGCTGCTGGTAGGTACGCGCTTTCCGGCGCTGGACGCCTTCGCCCAGGCACACCCCCAGGTCACCATCAACACCGCCGCCCCTGGCCCGCTGCCGGCCGAACTGGCCGCCAAGCGCTTTGACCTGGCGGTACTGGTGGACTGCCTGGAACACTTGCCCAAGCGCACCGGCCTGGAGCTGCTCGGCGGTATTCGCAACCTCAATGCCAGCCGGGTTGCAGTGCTGGCCGACCTGGCTGCCTGCGGCTGGCAGGACACCGACTTTTTCGCCCTGGCCATGTCGGCCAGCGAGAAATTCTGCCGTGACCAACAGGTTTTGAGCCTGTTCACCTATGATCTACATGACTATAAGCAGGTCCCGGACTGGCTCAATGCCAGGTTCTGGGCCAACCCTGAAAACTTCGGCAAGTACTGGTGGTGA
- a CDS encoding OmpA family protein, whose amino-acid sequence MSIVRTALPLVLLTSVLTGCAGLQKTDWPKCAAVGGVGGAALGAIESSSWAGWGALLGGGLAAGYCWAHGDGDEDGDGVPDSRDKCPGTPRGVQVDANGCPPEPVAVVEEVVVQKEEVIVIRDVHFEFDSARLTASDKERLNTIATRLKQEAPSARLSVSGHTDSVGSDSYNQKLSERRAHSVTDYLVESGVPRSSFVSVVGAGETQPVADNATAEGRAMNRRTEIKIQR is encoded by the coding sequence ATGAGCATAGTACGCACAGCGTTACCCCTGGTACTGCTCACCAGTGTGTTGACTGGTTGTGCAGGTTTGCAAAAAACCGACTGGCCGAAATGTGCCGCCGTCGGGGGTGTAGGCGGCGCCGCCCTGGGCGCCATCGAAAGCTCCAGCTGGGCTGGCTGGGGTGCGTTGCTGGGCGGTGGCCTGGCGGCGGGCTATTGCTGGGCCCATGGCGATGGCGACGAGGATGGTGACGGCGTGCCAGACAGCCGTGACAAGTGCCCTGGCACCCCGCGTGGTGTGCAGGTCGATGCCAACGGATGCCCGCCTGAGCCGGTTGCGGTGGTCGAAGAAGTGGTGGTGCAGAAGGAAGAAGTCATTGTCATCCGCGATGTGCACTTCGAGTTCGATTCTGCGCGCCTGACGGCCAGTGACAAAGAGCGCCTCAATACCATTGCCACGCGCCTGAAGCAGGAAGCGCCCTCTGCCCGCCTTAGCGTCAGCGGCCATACCGACAGCGTCGGTTCCGACAGCTACAACCAGAAACTGTCCGAGCGCCGTGCCCATTCGGTGACCGATTACCTGGTCGAGAGCGGTGTACCGCGCAGCAGCTTCGTTTCGGTGGTCGGCGCGGGTGAAACCCAGCCGGTGGCAGACAACGCCACGGCCGAAGGGCGTGCCATGAACCGTCGTACCGAGATCAAGATCCAGCGGTAA
- a CDS encoding OmpA family protein, which produces MSVTSKAALPLLVAASLLTGCATHSDGSAPLNQRTWPICSLLGGLVGGGLGAIESSSWAAGGGALGAIAGGLICYAQDGDEDGDGIFDRRDHCPETPANTAVDHMGCPLKQYPAAPPASAPEPSPEVITLDDNGAVMFAFDSAELTPAAQQRLQGLVEKLNSPTVAKVRVIGHTDSVGSDSYNQALSERRASSVAEYLIGQGLEMGKVTSQGRGESEPVTDNETEEGRARNRRVELHLN; this is translated from the coding sequence ATGAGTGTGACGTCGAAGGCGGCTTTGCCGCTGTTGGTGGCTGCCAGCCTGCTCACGGGCTGCGCTACGCACAGCGATGGCAGCGCGCCCCTCAATCAAAGGACCTGGCCCATCTGCAGCCTGCTGGGCGGCTTGGTCGGTGGTGGCCTTGGTGCCATCGAGAGTTCTTCCTGGGCCGCCGGTGGTGGCGCCTTGGGCGCCATTGCCGGCGGGCTGATTTGTTACGCCCAGGACGGTGACGAAGATGGTGACGGCATTTTCGACCGGCGCGATCACTGCCCCGAGACCCCGGCCAACACGGCGGTTGACCACATGGGCTGCCCACTGAAACAGTACCCGGCCGCGCCACCTGCCAGTGCACCCGAACCCTCGCCAGAGGTGATCACCCTCGATGACAACGGCGCGGTGATGTTCGCCTTCGACTCCGCCGAACTGACGCCGGCGGCCCAGCAACGCCTGCAAGGCCTCGTGGAGAAGCTCAATTCACCGACGGTGGCCAAGGTTCGTGTGATCGGGCACACCGACAGTGTGGGCTCCGACAGCTACAACCAGGCACTTTCCGAACGCCGCGCCAGCAGCGTTGCCGAGTACCTGATCGGCCAGGGTCTGGAGATGGGCAAGGTCACCAGCCAGGGCCGTGGGGAAAGCGAACCGGTTACCGACAACGAAACCGAGGAGGGCCGCGCGCGCAACCGACGGGTGGAGCTGCACCTCAACTGA
- a CDS encoding DUF1145 domain-containing protein, with amino-acid sequence MKFILGLGKVLTVAFWGVVLFNQLMPQPLPFNLLINAAGIVLFGLHLLEVLFFNRSLRGRSHRWFDRLQILLTGIFHVMSIPRPREAPRVN; translated from the coding sequence ATGAAGTTCATCCTGGGCCTGGGCAAGGTCCTGACGGTCGCTTTCTGGGGGGTGGTGCTGTTCAATCAGCTGATGCCACAACCCTTGCCCTTCAATCTGCTGATCAATGCCGCAGGCATCGTCTTGTTTGGCCTGCACCTGCTTGAAGTGCTGTTCTTCAATCGCAGCCTGCGCGGGCGCAGTCACCGTTGGTTTGACCGTTTGCAAATCCTGTTGACGGGAATCTTCCATGTCATGTCCATTCCTCGTCCGCGGGAGGCGCCGCGGGTGAACTGA
- a CDS encoding CopD family protein: MLAFALPYTLHVLAALVWVGGMFFAWLVLRPATVAALEGPARLRLWVEVFRRFFGWVWLAVAILAISGIGMLHMRFSGFETAPRYVHVMIGGGIAMFALFMRIQALLLPELKAAVQAEDWPTGAAVLGRIRRMVGVNLLLGLAVVAVASSRLVI, encoded by the coding sequence ATGCTCGCCTTTGCCCTGCCCTACACCCTGCATGTTCTGGCCGCACTCGTATGGGTCGGCGGCATGTTCTTCGCCTGGCTGGTGCTGCGCCCGGCAACGGTTGCAGCCCTTGAAGGGCCTGCCCGCCTGCGCTTGTGGGTGGAAGTTTTCCGACGCTTCTTCGGCTGGGTCTGGCTGGCGGTGGCGATTTTGGCGATAAGTGGTATCGGCATGTTGCACATGCGCTTCAGCGGTTTCGAGACGGCGCCCAGATACGTGCACGTGATGATCGGTGGCGGGATCGCCATGTTTGCCTTGTTCATGCGCATTCAGGCGTTGCTGCTGCCGGAATTGAAGGCAGCGGTGCAGGCCGAGGACTGGCCGACGGGTGCGGCGGTACTGGGGCGCATTCGGCGGATGGTGGGGGTCAATCTGCTGCTGGGGCTGGCCGTCGTTGCGGTGGCCAGTTCGCGACTGGTGATCTGA